From the genome of Flavipsychrobacter sp., one region includes:
- a CDS encoding MBL fold metallo-hydrolase, with protein MKIEQIYTGCLAQGAYYIESNGQAAIIDPLREVQPYLDRAKKDGATIKYVFETHFHADFVSGHIDLAKKSGGQIVYGPTAQPNFDALIATDGQVFELGAIKIKALHTPGHTMESTCYLLSDEQGKDVALFSGDTLFIGDVGRPDLAQKAAHMTQEELAGTLYESLHSKIMPLANDIIVYPAHGAGSACGKNMSKETTDTLGHQKETNYALQDMPKEEFIKQVVTGLMPPPKYFPLNVMMNKEGYDSIDTVLERGLQAMTPDAFEAAANETGAIVLDTRDPQVFAQGFIPNAINIGINGGFAPWVGALIPDIKQQLLIVAEDGKEEEVVTRLARVGYDNAIGFLKGGCEAWKAAGKECDSIRSVTADDLAVAISNGANVLDVRKESEFFSEHIVGVENLPLDYINDRMSEVDKDKTYYVHCAGGYRSMIFTSILRARGYENLIDVKGGFKAIKESGKFDITDYVCPTTML; from the coding sequence ATGAAAATAGAACAGATCTATACAGGATGTTTAGCACAAGGAGCCTATTATATTGAAAGTAATGGGCAAGCAGCTATCATCGACCCATTGAGAGAAGTACAACCTTACCTTGACCGTGCTAAAAAAGATGGTGCGACAATAAAATATGTTTTCGAAACGCACTTCCATGCTGATTTCGTTTCAGGACATATAGACTTGGCAAAGAAGTCGGGCGGACAAATTGTATACGGCCCTACAGCACAACCCAACTTTGATGCATTGATCGCAACAGATGGTCAGGTATTCGAACTAGGTGCTATCAAGATCAAGGCATTGCATACTCCCGGGCATACTATGGAGAGCACATGCTACCTACTAAGTGATGAGCAAGGGAAAGATGTAGCTCTATTTAGTGGAGATACTTTATTCATAGGAGATGTTGGCCGTCCTGACTTAGCACAAAAAGCAGCACATATGACTCAAGAAGAGTTGGCTGGTACTTTATATGAATCATTACACAGCAAGATCATGCCTCTTGCTAACGATATTATCGTTTATCCTGCACATGGTGCCGGTAGTGCTTGTGGCAAGAATATGAGTAAAGAAACTACTGATACATTAGGACATCAGAAAGAAACCAACTATGCTCTGCAGGACATGCCTAAGGAAGAGTTTATCAAACAAGTAGTAACAGGCCTTATGCCTCCTCCCAAATACTTCCCACTCAATGTGATGATGAACAAGGAAGGTTATGATAGCATTGACACGGTCTTAGAACGTGGACTACAAGCAATGACACCGGACGCTTTTGAAGCTGCGGCAAATGAAACAGGTGCTATAGTATTAGACACGCGCGATCCTCAGGTATTTGCTCAAGGCTTTATCCCTAACGCTATCAATATTGGTATCAACGGAGGCTTTGCCCCTTGGGTAGGTGCACTGATACCAGATATTAAACAACAGCTACTTATTGTTGCAGAAGATGGAAAAGAAGAAGAAGTAGTAACGAGACTAGCTCGTGTAGGTTATGATAATGCTATTGGCTTCTTAAAAGGAGGATGTGAAGCATGGAAAGCAGCAGGTAAAGAATGCGACAGCATTAGATCGGTAACGGCTGATGACCTTGCTGTAGCAATTAGCAATGGAGCCAATGTACTTGATGTAAGAAAAGAAAGTGAGTTTTTTAGTGAGCATATAGTAGGTGTTGAGAATCTGCCTCTAGACTATATTAACGATCGTATGTCTGAAGTAGATAAAGACAAAACCTATTATGTACACTGTGCAGGAGGCTACCGTTCTATGATATTCACTTCTATATTGAGGGCTAGAGGTTATGAAAACCTTATAGATGTAAAAGGTGGATTCAAAGCTATAAAAGAGAGTGGCAAGTTTGACATTACAGATTATGTATGTCCAACAACAATGCTGTAG
- a CDS encoding PAS domain S-box protein, which translates to MNLGVRKIHLISKIAGWFVILICAIVLLGWQFNIESFKRVLPGFPVMTPLTACILLSFALPLTITWSKNIKYSIPVKILVYTLASLGLAISLWTSTQYIINLPPSIELILYKEQVLSLGNLYPGRPSPHTIITGILIYTSLALSFSEQRKHNRLSAVIASIAAIVPWLALFGYTSTVIPFFATRSDFQTGISILTSISYLVLILGIMARNPNHGIFHIWFSSNSAGRLVRSLIPAIIIAQLALGWAVLYQEQLGLYTTNDSHGILLGVTNIVYIIIILWASTLLYKREQLKERTNQQQKSMIAQLRRSEERFRSLTKYAPYGIMIVDNDGNIQFVNQQIERLFGYNEAEIINNPIELLVPDRYRTTHTQHKKDYLQKPSTRQMGSSNMDLMAKRKDGSEFFVDIALSAINTETEGERFTLAIVRDITEKKQVEQERRRYTTELEQKNKELEQFAYITSHDLQEPLRSMSGFIDLLEQEYRDKLDEQAHTYIDFISSSSTRLSTLIHDLLCYTKIGSKRDKIQVNCNKLVAEVLQDLTASINETNATIEVASLPTITAINTDIRLLFQNLISNALKYRKKDTNPIVKINCTQREHDWLFSIEDNGIGIDEKYQEKVFIIFQRLHLQSEYAGTGIGLSQCKKIVELHEGIIYLDSVIGKGTTFFFTIPNNLSN; encoded by the coding sequence ATGAATTTAGGAGTAAGAAAAATACATCTAATATCAAAGATTGCCGGATGGTTCGTTATACTCATCTGCGCTATAGTACTACTTGGGTGGCAGTTTAACATAGAGAGTTTTAAACGTGTCTTACCTGGTTTTCCTGTAATGACCCCTTTAACAGCTTGTATTTTACTATCGTTTGCACTTCCCCTTACTATTACCTGGTCCAAAAACATAAAGTATTCTATCCCTGTTAAAATTCTTGTCTATACACTGGCTTCACTGGGTTTAGCAATATCGTTATGGACGTCTACACAATATATCATCAACCTGCCTCCCAGCATAGAGTTGATCCTTTACAAAGAGCAGGTGCTATCGTTGGGTAATCTTTACCCCGGCAGACCATCACCCCACACTATTATAACAGGTATACTTATATACACATCGTTGGCTCTTTCGTTTTCCGAACAGAGGAAACATAATCGCCTATCTGCAGTTATTGCATCTATTGCGGCAATAGTACCATGGTTAGCCCTGTTTGGTTATACCAGTACAGTTATACCTTTTTTCGCTACCAGATCTGATTTTCAAACAGGCATTTCAATACTTACCTCTATCAGCTATTTAGTTTTGATCCTCGGTATCATGGCACGCAACCCCAATCATGGCATCTTCCATATTTGGTTTTCTTCCAACAGTGCAGGCAGGCTAGTAAGATCCTTAATACCCGCTATTATTATAGCACAATTAGCATTAGGGTGGGCAGTACTATACCAAGAACAATTAGGGCTATATACCACCAATGACAGTCATGGCATTCTGCTAGGTGTTACTAATATTGTCTATATCATTATCATTCTTTGGGCAAGTACATTACTCTATAAGCGTGAGCAGCTAAAAGAAAGAACAAACCAGCAACAAAAGTCTATGATCGCTCAACTAAGACGTTCGGAAGAGCGCTTTAGAAGCCTGACCAAATATGCCCCATATGGAATAATGATAGTAGACAATGATGGTAATATCCAATTTGTTAATCAACAAATAGAAAGATTGTTTGGATACAATGAAGCAGAAATAATAAACAACCCTATTGAGCTTTTGGTACCAGACAGATACCGAACTACGCACACCCAGCACAAAAAAGATTATCTACAAAAACCTTCAACTCGCCAAATGGGATCTAGCAATATGGACCTAATGGCTAAACGTAAAGATGGTAGTGAGTTTTTTGTAGACATAGCCTTGTCTGCTATTAATACAGAAACTGAAGGTGAGCGTTTTACATTGGCTATTGTTAGAGACATTACTGAGAAAAAACAAGTAGAACAAGAAAGAAGACGATACACTACTGAACTAGAACAAAAAAACAAAGAGCTGGAACAATTTGCTTACATCACCTCTCACGATCTTCAAGAACCTCTGCGCTCCATGTCAGGCTTTATAGACTTGCTGGAACAAGAATACCGTGACAAACTAGACGAGCAAGCTCATACTTATATAGACTTTATCTCTTCATCCTCTACACGACTGAGCACACTTATACACGATCTACTTTGCTATACCAAAATAGGTAGTAAAAGAGACAAAATACAAGTAAACTGTAACAAGTTAGTAGCCGAAGTTCTACAAGACTTAACAGCGAGCATTAACGAGACCAATGCTACTATAGAAGTTGCTTCGCTACCAACTATTACAGCTATTAATACCGACATCCGCTTACTTTTTCAAAACCTCATAAGTAATGCGCTGAAGTATCGAAAAAAAGATACGAACCCAATAGTAAAGATCAACTGTACACAAAGAGAACATGATTGGCTATTTAGTATAGAAGATAACGGCATCGGCATTGATGAAAAATACCAAGAGAAAGTCTTTATAATTTTCCAACGATTGCACTTACAATCAGAATATGCAGGAACGGGTATTGGTCTGTCACAATGCAAAAAAATAGTTGAACTGCACGAAGGAATTATTTATCTTGATTCTGTAATAGGTAAGGGCACTACATTCTTTTTTACTATTCCTAATAATTTAAGTAACTAA
- a CDS encoding response regulator codes for MDSILGCTLLIDDDQSTNFINKMLITRANCSHKIVTQNTGLHAIEFIKSNIEADCDKPILIMLDLNMPIMNGWEFLEEYEQLGLFHQKDIRLIVLTTSINPDDIERAKNTNLVHSFINKPLTAQKLDTILHNTFPEYYS; via the coding sequence ATGGATAGCATATTAGGCTGTACTTTATTAATAGATGACGACCAGTCAACTAACTTTATCAACAAAATGCTCATAACAAGAGCAAATTGTAGTCATAAAATTGTTACTCAAAACACAGGGCTTCATGCCATAGAGTTCATAAAAAGTAACATAGAGGCAGATTGTGATAAACCCATACTCATCATGCTGGACCTAAACATGCCAATTATGAATGGGTGGGAATTTCTTGAAGAATACGAACAGCTTGGGCTGTTTCATCAAAAAGACATAAGGCTGATAGTGTTGACCACATCAATAAACCCAGACGATATTGAAAGAGCAAAAAACACTAATTTGGTGCATAGTTTTATCAACAAACCCCTGACAGCACAAAAACTCGATACTATTTTACACAATACTTTTCCTGAATATTATAGCTAA
- the trxA gene encoding thioredoxin translates to MATVQLTTAEFKEKVFDYENNKEWKYTGALPAIIDFYADWCGPCKMVAPILEDLSNEYDGKLIIYKVDTEVEQELSAVFRIQSIPSILFIPTEGQPMMQPGALPKHVLKEIIEEHLVKENTANES, encoded by the coding sequence ATGGCTACAGTACAGCTTACAACAGCAGAATTTAAAGAGAAAGTATTTGACTACGAGAACAATAAAGAGTGGAAATATACAGGTGCATTACCCGCTATAATAGACTTTTATGCAGACTGGTGTGGCCCATGCAAAATGGTAGCCCCAATTCTAGAAGACCTTTCTAATGAATATGACGGCAAACTTATCATCTACAAGGTAGATACAGAGGTAGAGCAAGAGCTATCTGCAGTTTTCAGGATACAGAGCATACCTTCCATACTTTTCATTCCTACCGAAGGGCAACCTATGATGCAACCCGGAGCTTTGCCTAAACATGTATTAAAAGAGATCATAGAAGAGCACTTGGTAAAAGAGAATACAGCTAACGAAAGTTAG